GCACTGACGTTACCTGCGGGTAGCTCGGGTAATGAGGCTCCCTGCATAGGGGGCCTTTTTTACTTTTGTCTTTTAGGTTCGATTGAGTAAGTTGTTAGTTAACGCTTATTGATTTGATAAAGGAAACGCATTAGCCCTGCTAAGAGATTTTCGTTAACTTATCTCTCAACGAAAACACGGAGGAAGTACAGATGTCTTTGATTAATACCAAAATTAAACCTTTCAAAAACCAGGCGTTCAAAAACGGTGAGTTCATCGAAGTAACCGAGAAAGATACCGAAGGTCGCTGGAGCGTCTTCTTCTTCTACCCGGCTGACTTTACTTTCGTATGCCCGACCGAACTGGGTGACGTTGCAGACCATTACGAAGAACTGCAGAAACTGGGCGTAGATGTGTATTCCGTATCTACTGACACCCACTTCACCCACAAAGCATGGCACAGCAGCTCTGAGACCATCGCTAAAATCAAATACGCGATGATCGGCGACCCGACTGGCGCCCTGACCCGTAACTTCGACAACATGCGTGAAGATGAAGGTCTGGCTGACCGCGCAACCTTCGTTGTTGACCCGCAGGGTATCATCCAGGCAATCGAAGTTACTGCTGAAGGTATCGGCCGTGATGCATCTGACCTGCTGCGTAAAATTAAAGCTGCACAGTATGTCGCTTCTCACCCTGGTGAAGTTTGCCCGGCGAAATGGAAAGAAGGTGAAGCAACCTTAGCTCCATCTCTGGACCTGGTTGGTAAGATTTAAGTCGCATAATTTGTAGGCCGGATAAACGTAGTGCATCCGGCATTCCACAGGCGCAAATCTGCGCCTGTTTTATTCCAGCACCATGACGCAAGTTGCATTAATGCAGTCCTGCAAAATCGGCTTGCATGATGATGTTTTCAGAGAGGGAAGAAGAATGCTCGACACAAATATGAAAACCCAGCTCAGGGCTTATCTTGAGAAACTGACCAAACCTGTTGAGCTGATTGCTACGCTGGATGACAGCGCTAAATCGGCAGAAATCAAGGAACTGCTGACTGAAATTGCTGAACTGTCAGAAAAAGTCACCTTTAAAGAAGACAATACTCTGGCGGTGCGTAAGCCATCGTTCCTGATTACCAATCCTGGTTCTCACCAGGGACCGCGTTTTGCCGGTTCTCCGCTGGGTCATGAGTTTACCTCTCTGGTGTTGGCTCTGCTGTGGACTGGTGGTCATCCGTCAAAAGAGGCGCAGGCGTTGCTGGAGCAGATCCGCGATCTCGACGGTGATTTTGAATTTGAAACCTATTATTCGCTCTCCTGCCACAACTGCCCGGACGTAGTGCAGGCGTTGAACCTTATGTCGGTACTGAACCCACGTATCAAACATACGGCGATTGACGGCGGTACATTCCAGAATGAAATCACCGATCGTAACGTGATGGGCGTTCCGGCGGTATTTATGAACGGCAAAGAGTTCGGCCAGGGTCGTATGACGCTGACTGAGATCGTGGCGAAAGTGGATACCGGCGCAGAAAAACGTGCAGCTGAAGAACTGAATAAGCGCGATGCTTATGACGTGTTGATTGTCGGTTCTGGTCCTGCGGGGGCGGCGGCAGCGGTGTACTCTGCACGTAAAGGCATTCGCACCGGTCTGATGGGCGAACGTTTTGGCGGTCAGGTTCTTGATACCGTTGATATTGAAAACTACATCTCAGTACCGAAAACTGAAGGTCAGAAACTGGCAGGTGCGCTGAAAGCACACGTTGATGATTATGATGTCGATGTGATCGACAGCCAGAGCGCAAGCAAACTGATCCCAGCAGCGCAGGAAGGCGGTTTGCATCAGATTGAAACAGCCTCCGGCGCGGTGCTGAAAGCACGTAGCATTATCATCGCCACCGGCGCGAAATGGCGCAACATGAACGTTCCGGGTGAAGATCAGTATCGCACCAAAGGTGTAACCTATTGCCCGCACTGTGATGGTCCGCTGTTTAAAGGTAAGCGTGTTGCGGTAATTGGCGGCGGTAACTCCGGCGTTGAAGCGGCTATCGACCTGGCAGGTATTGTTGAACATGTGACGCTGCTGGAGTTTGCTCCTGAAA
This window of the Citrobacter freundii ATCC 8090 = MTCC 1658 = NBRC 12681 genome carries:
- the ahpC gene encoding alkyl hydroperoxide reductase subunit C yields the protein MSLINTKIKPFKNQAFKNGEFIEVTEKDTEGRWSVFFFYPADFTFVCPTELGDVADHYEELQKLGVDVYSVSTDTHFTHKAWHSSSETIAKIKYAMIGDPTGALTRNFDNMREDEGLADRATFVVDPQGIIQAIEVTAEGIGRDASDLLRKIKAAQYVASHPGEVCPAKWKEGEATLAPSLDLVGKI
- the ahpF gene encoding alkyl hydroperoxide reductase subunit F, which produces MLDTNMKTQLRAYLEKLTKPVELIATLDDSAKSAEIKELLTEIAELSEKVTFKEDNTLAVRKPSFLITNPGSHQGPRFAGSPLGHEFTSLVLALLWTGGHPSKEAQALLEQIRDLDGDFEFETYYSLSCHNCPDVVQALNLMSVLNPRIKHTAIDGGTFQNEITDRNVMGVPAVFMNGKEFGQGRMTLTEIVAKVDTGAEKRAAEELNKRDAYDVLIVGSGPAGAAAAVYSARKGIRTGLMGERFGGQVLDTVDIENYISVPKTEGQKLAGALKAHVDDYDVDVIDSQSASKLIPAAQEGGLHQIETASGAVLKARSIIIATGAKWRNMNVPGEDQYRTKGVTYCPHCDGPLFKGKRVAVIGGGNSGVEAAIDLAGIVEHVTLLEFAPEMKADQVLQNKLRSLKNVDIILNAQTTEVKGDGSKVTGLEYRDRVSGDVHNVELAGIFVQIGLLPNTNWLEGAVERNRMGEIIIDAKCETSVKGVFAAGDCTTVPYKQIIIATGEGAKASLSSFDYLIRTTVA